CAGACAGTATCTATCGTCCGGGCGGTATGAATGTGGACATCAAGACCAGCAGGGATACCACCCATGCCATTGCCGCATGTGGCGATTTCCGTCTGAACATGGATGCACATGGTGGCTATGAGAAGCTTCTGGACCAGGTGATGGGATTGAAGAAAGAACTGGTTTCCCAATTCAAGAACCATCATATTGACCAGGTGAAGATTCGAAACAGTTTCCCTCTTGGTCATATCTATCTCACTACGGGTAAGAATAATTTCATCTCGCGCTTCATCCAGTATATGGGATACAACTTCAAGTCGGCGGAGATGGATTTCAATTCTTCTCCTGTAGCCGGACTTGAGGGTTATCTCAACATCGATTCGCTGGTGGCCAGCGGCATGCAGATAGATACCATCCGTGCCACGGTTCATACTCAGTCGGATACCATCCGCTACTCGGCTCACATACAGAACAACAGGAATAATCCGCAGTATGTGTTCCGTGCCCTGGTGGATGGAGAGGTGCAGGATTTGGGCTCCAACCTGAAGGCACGTATCTATGATGCCAACAACCGCCTGGGGGTGGATGTGGGTCTGGCTGCCATGTTGCAGCCTAACGGTGTGAAGCTTACCCTTATTGACCCACATCCGGTGTTGGGATACAAGAAATTTACAGCCAATGAGGATAACTATCTGATGTTGGCTGACGATGGCCGTGTATCTGCCAACCTGGTGTTGAGAGGGTCGGGCGGAATGGGTATGCGTGTTTATTCCAACGATGAGAACGAAGATGCATTGCAGGATATCACTGTCAGCATGAGCCAGTTTAATCTCGACAAGGTGCTGAGTGTGATTCCTTATATGCCGGATATTTCGGGTATCATGGATGGTGACTTCCACGTGATACAGACCAAGGATGAGTTGTCGGTATCTTCTAACCTGAAGATAGACAACATGGTATACGAGAAATGTCCGATGGGCGATGTGGGTTCTGAATTCACCTATATGCCAAAGAGCGACGGATCGCACTATGTGGATGGTATCCTGACCTATAATGGCGAGGAAGTAGCCACGGTTACGGGTACCTACAAGTCAGGAGGCGCAGGCGAACTCGATGCAGAAGTCGGTTTGGAGCGATTGCCTCTGCACTTTATCAACGGTTTTATTCCCGACCAGCTGATGGGTCTGAAGGGATATGGAGAAGGCAAGCTGACCATGAAGGGAGCGTTGAGCAACCTGGATATGGATGGCGAGGTATATCTGGATTCTGCTTATCTGGTGAGTGTGCCATACGGCATCTCCATGCGATTTGCCAATGACCCAGTGCGCATCATCGACAGTAAGCTGCTCTTCGAGAACTTCATGATGTATGCCAACAACGAGAGCCCGCTGAATATTCAGGGTGACCTGGATTTCACGAATGTGGAGAACATGAAACTCAATGTGCGCATGCGTGCCCAGAACTTCCTGCTCATCGATGCCAAGGAGAATGCCCGTTCGGAGGCTTTCGGAAAGGCGTATGTCAACTTCTATGGCAGTATGCAGGGAGCCTTGAACAATCTGAAGATGATGGGTAAGATTGATGTATTGGGCAAGACCGATATGACCTACGTGCTGCGTGAGTCGGAGTTGACCACCGATACCCAGTTGGAAGAACTGGTGAAGTTCACCGATTTCAAGAGCGGTAAGCAGGTGGTGGTAGCCAAGCCAACCCTGGAGGGTTTCGATATGCTGATGAGCATCTCCATTGATGAGTCAGCCCATATCCTGTGTGCCCTGAATGCAGAGAAGACCAACTATGTGGATTTGTTGGGTGGTGGCGACTTGCAGATGAGATATAATACGGTGGATGGCATCCGTCTGACGGGTAGATACACCCTGAGTGATGGCGAGATGAAATACTCGCTGCCTATCATTCCGCTGAAGACCTTTGATATCCAGGATGGAAGTTACATCCAGTTTACCGGCGATCCATTCAATCCTACCCTGAGCATCACGGCTACGGAGAACATCAAGACTACCGTGAATGAAGGTGAGGGCAGTGGACGATCGGTGGATTTCATCTGTGGTGTGAAACTGAGTCAGACTCTGGAAAAGCCGGGCATCCAGTTTATCATCTCCGCGTCGAACGACCAGACCGTGCAGGATGAATTGAATTCGATGAGCGTAGAGGAGCGGGGCAAGATAGCCATCACGATGTTGGCATCCGGCATGTATCTGGCGAGTGGTTCAACGAGTTCGTTCTCGATGAACAGTGCCCTGACTTCCTTCCTCAATTCGGAAATCAACAATATCGCAGGTACAGCCATGCGAAGCATCGGACTCGATGTGGGCATGACGGTAGATAACCAGACCAATGCGGCGGGTTCCGTGCATACCGACTACAACTTCAAGTTTGCCAAGCGATTCTTCAACAATCGTCTGAGCTTCACGGTGGGTGGACAGGTTTCCACCGGTGCCGAGTTGGATAATGCGAATTACAACAAGAACGAATCGTTCTTCAACAATGTCGAGGTGCAGTATCGTCTGAACGAAGGTGCCAGCATGTATGTCCGTGCCTTCTACAACGCCAACACCTACGATTGGCTGGAAGGACAGATTGGCGAATATGGTGCCGGTTTCACCTGGCGCAGAAAGCTCTCGAAGTTCACGGATATCTTCCGTTTGAAGGCAGACAGGCAGGATTCCAACCTCATGCCGAATTCAAGAATGAAGAAGGATTCCGTCAGTAAAGATTCAATTAAAAACAAGTAATCATGAGAAAAGAGAATAGACTTCACCTTATTATATATATGACAGCATCCACGATGCTGTCATCCTTCCTCTTTACGGGGTGCTCCTCTACGAGTGCCCTGAAGGAAGGCGAGCAGCTTTTTGCGGGATTGAAGCCTATCGAATATACCAACTACGAGGAGAACAGCTATGCCGACTCTGTGAAGGAGGAGATGGAGTATGCCCTGGCATCCGCTCCTACGGGTGCCTTTATGGGTAGCAGCTATTACCGCACCCCATTCCCGGTGCGTCTGTGGATATGGAATGCTTTCTCGCCATCGGATAATGGACTTTCCCGATGGATTACCAAGGTGTTCGGATCCAAGCCTAAGCTGATGGAGAATGTGAATCCGCAGTT
The Segatella copri DNA segment above includes these coding regions:
- a CDS encoding translocation/assembly module TamB domain-containing protein, with protein sequence MKKYAKWVGVALLIPFLLIILLAVLLYFPPVQNWAVKQVASYASESTGMDISVKEVKLVFPLKLGVEGVKVLQPVDSLRNSPNLTLRNRKDTVADIQKMVVDVQLLPLFSNQVMVDELNFTKMKVNTTNFIHEARIKGDVGKLQLKAHGIDLGKERVNVNHALIADARLSVELSDTVPPDTTPSSNYWKINIQQLKLKNTDFTLHMPGDTLQVNAYMGDALARTTYLDLYKGLYQIRHLDWKNGRVNYDQNYVRPVSGMDFNHLAFSDMALKADSFYFCDSKLDIKIKEAKLKEKCGLKIDQLAGRFVMDSLKMQLLDMALRTPVSNLQASVDMDLNAFDEKAPGKLMAQLKGSLGRSDLFLFVGDALPKPMKNRWPYYPMKLEGTFKGNLQRAAFSGVKIDLPTVFRLTTDGTIANINDMDRIKANINLKAKTYHLGMVTAMLDPSLMQEIRIPNGIGIQGNLKMDGTKYGARLALTEGRGSMKVDATVDVKTRKDGSIDMNRLAYQARIHARNIHAQHFLPKQELYTFTGDVEARGMGTDFLSPRTRLLAKAKVSQLHYGKHHLHHVLADAQIANGKIHAKLDSKNELLDGVISVDALASTKKLQATLVADVRHADMYELQVTKKPVSASLCGHIDMNSDLKDSHQVWALMDDITIRTPDSIYRPGGMNVDIKTSRDTTHAIAACGDFRLNMDAHGGYEKLLDQVMGLKKELVSQFKNHHIDQVKIRNSFPLGHIYLTTGKNNFISRFIQYMGYNFKSAEMDFNSSPVAGLEGYLNIDSLVASGMQIDTIRATVHTQSDTIRYSAHIQNNRNNPQYVFRALVDGEVQDLGSNLKARIYDANNRLGVDVGLAAMLQPNGVKLTLIDPHPVLGYKKFTANEDNYLMLADDGRVSANLVLRGSGGMGMRVYSNDENEDALQDITVSMSQFNLDKVLSVIPYMPDISGIMDGDFHVIQTKDELSVSSNLKIDNMVYEKCPMGDVGSEFTYMPKSDGSHYVDGILTYNGEEVATVTGTYKSGGAGELDAEVGLERLPLHFINGFIPDQLMGLKGYGEGKLTMKGALSNLDMDGEVYLDSAYLVSVPYGISMRFANDPVRIIDSKLLFENFMMYANNESPLNIQGDLDFTNVENMKLNVRMRAQNFLLIDAKENARSEAFGKAYVNFYGSMQGALNNLKMMGKIDVLGKTDMTYVLRESELTTDTQLEELVKFTDFKSGKQVVVAKPTLEGFDMLMSISIDESAHILCALNAEKTNYVDLLGGGDLQMRYNTVDGIRLTGRYTLSDGEMKYSLPIIPLKTFDIQDGSYIQFTGDPFNPTLSITATENIKTTVNEGEGSGRSVDFICGVKLSQTLEKPGIQFIISASNDQTVQDELNSMSVEERGKIAITMLASGMYLASGSTSSFSMNSALTSFLNSEINNIAGTAMRSIGLDVGMTVDNQTNAAGSVHTDYNFKFAKRFFNNRLSFTVGGQVSTGAELDNANYNKNESFFNNVEVQYRLNEGASMYVRAFYNANTYDWLEGQIGEYGAGFTWRRKLSKFTDIFRLKADRQDSNLMPNSRMKKDSVSKDSIKNK